Proteins encoded within one genomic window of Solea senegalensis isolate Sse05_10M linkage group LG11, IFAPA_SoseM_1, whole genome shotgun sequence:
- the dnmt3ba gene encoding DNA (cytosine-5-)-methyltransferase 3 beta, duplicate a isoform X2 → MATTVVLSPDSSQDKSSRFQVVKWINNLLKTDFKDVREMGSGACHCQIMDCVAPGSVDMTKVKFDAQGEDESKHNFSLLQEAFNKNGITRSIPVENLLKGDLKSNFEIIKWFKAFYTANVKREEYDPVKARNGHDISPVVPSSESRRSNLESDMEENGTEKTNKFPFTEKWKNIYEWAEPSNLGEQHTYCRICSRNLSTIHKGIIELQRHEKTNKHLKRKIYKNAHAQSQCPELLPNPCSDAAIRFIHSHFEKASDKGVQGSINFARRKLGLQYPKDITSICQHTPYCVYIYKGVTDGKGDTVSVVLVGFFDIDACRHCIRFLDALQLKDDAEEQRAAVVSETLKKFGLPTENMVAVYLDGNGVASEQICSHLREVNSNTLALGGLYSICDAACHVGVKQLSNQVQELLTGIHSHYSTCSPKDDKLKDLFGSDITVDGPSFCINNSCLNLCLLVSKMLAIWTDLVSYFSSCDEDNDAAKLICSQLQDPKLRATFMFLEQALKPLHSFQMHLQTPEGGSRANLLVILEKASNLLSTYSSYFLDPQAVVCLLTESDVNVLKNSKFHLTSPKLSVGGKAVEDFLNESVAAEALPLLKEEMVSFYIAVTDCILTKLPLNDGLLRSMALLLNPQSSKKLTTKAVKELGSKLGICISPDDVTQLTKEFLKYQRAEEGENNHLADVSLEKHWASVLRDTELNMFRKLLLALLSLPCPPLDSQHVFTQALENGDTALVSESEGFREGACQAATDALVQNNDEIGRNRRMPQCEVRLTKINKLKNDHDFSPGNNGIVEPEQSSPSNKSTPRGRKKYVYQDGKGFLSGELVWGKVKGFSWWPGMVMPWKTKSSPPGMRKVEWFGDGMFSEIYTEGLLPFNAFTKCFCKNSFASLPVYKEAIYQIIELAGERCGKSFAESEGNKEKELKMMLDWASEGFLPTGPDGFLPPDSVAHATSSESALSDYQPPAKRKYVVKNKANAAAIIYSRESMVDAVKEKGKKISDVCLSCGSFEIEAQHPLFEGGLCQKCKENFIETLYRYDEDGYQSYCTVCCAGSEVILCGNASCCRCFCKDCVDILVGPGTFDKLKDVDPWSCYMCQPSQCGGNLKLRPDWSVKVQDFFVNNSAMEFEPHRVYPSIPADQRRPIKVLSLFDGIATGYLVLKDLGMTMERYIASEICDDSIAVGMIKHEGKVEYVNDVRTITRKHLAEWGPFDLLIGGSPCNDLSMVNPLRKGLFEGTGRLFFEFYRILTLLKPKEDDDRPFFWLFENVVFMSANDKSDICRFLECNPILIDAVKVSPAHRARYFWGNLPGMNRPLATSLDDKVALQDCLEVGRTAKFDKVRTITTKSNSIRQGKSGPLPVAMNGKEDYLWCTEMEQIFGFPKHYTDVNNMGRVQRQKVLGRSWSVPVIRHLFAPLKDYYKCE, encoded by the exons ATGGCAACAACAGTGGTTTTGAGTCCAGACTCCTCCCAGGATAAGAGCAGCCGTTTTCAGGTGGtgaagtggatcaacaacctGCTGAAAACCGACTTCAAAGATGTGCGGGAAATGGGTTCAG GTGCTTGTCACTGCCAGATCATGGATTGTGTTGCTCCTGGCTCTGTTGACATGACCAAAGTGAAGTTTGATGCACAGGGGGAAGATGAATCTAAGCACAACTTTAGTCTCCTCCAAGAGGCTTTCAACAAGAATGGTATCACACGG AGCATTCCAGTTGAGAACCTCCTGAAGGGGGATTTAAAAAGCAACTTTGAGATCATAAAGTGGTTTAAAGCTTTCTACACAGCAAACGTGAAAAGAGAAGAATATGACCCCGTGAAAGCTCGGAATGGCCATGATATCAGCCCTGTTGTGCCATCGTCAGAGTCAC GACGTTCTAATTTGGAATCAGACATGGAAGAGAACggcacagaaaaaacaaacaaattcccGTTTACTGAAAAATGGAAGAATATTTATGAATGGGCTGAACCTAGTAATCTTGGAGAGCAGCACACCTACTGCAGAATTTGTTCCAGAAACCTTTCCACAATTCATAAAGGCATCATTGAACTTCAACGACAcgagaagacaaacaaacacctgaagAGAAAGATTTACAAGAATGCCCATGCGCAAAGCCAATGCCCTGAATTGTTGCCTAACCCCTGCAGTGATGCAGCTATCCGATTTATTCACAGTCACTTTGAAAAAGCCTCTGACAAAGGAGTCCAGGGCTCTATAAATTTTGCACGCCGCAAACTGGGGCTGCAGTACCCCAAAGATATCACATCAATTTGCCAGCACACTCcttactgtgtttacatttataaagGGGTAACAGATGGAAAGGGTGACACCGTCTCTGTGGTCCTTGTTGGGTTTTTTGATATTGATGCCTGCAGGCACTGCATCCGGTTTCTGGATGCTCTTCAGTTGAAGGATGATGCAGAAGAACAAAGAGCTGCAGTGGTGTCGGAGACCTTGAAGAAATTTGGTTTACCCACAGAGAACATGGTAGCTGTTTACCTCGATGGTAATGGTGTTGCCTCAGAGCAGATCTGCTCACACCTCAGGGAGGTCAACTCAAACACATTAGCCCTTGGAGGGCTGTACAGCATCTGTGATGCTGCCTGTCATGTTGGGGTTAAGCAGCTCTCCAATCAGGTTCAAGAACTACTGACAGGCATTCACTCCCACTACTCCACCTGTTCTCCAAAGGATGACAAACTCAAGGATCTTTTTGGCTCAGATATCACTGTGGACGGTCCATCATTTTGTATCAACAATAGCTGCCTCAACCTTTGCCTTTTAGTCTCAAAAATGTTGGCAATATGGACGGATCTTGTATCGTACTTTAGCTCTTGTGACGAGGACAATGATGCAGCCAAGTTAATCTGCTCCCAGCTGCAGGATCCCAAACTGAGGGCAACCTTTATGTTCCTGGAGCAGGCCTTGAAGCCACTGCACAGTTTTCAGATGCATCTGCAAACACCAGAGGGAGGTTCTCGAGCTAATTTGCTGGTCATCCTGGAAAAAGCCAGTAACCTGCTGAGTACCTACAGCTCCTACTTCCTTGATCCTCAAGCTGTTGTTTGCCTCCTCACGGAAAGTGATGTCAATGTCCTTAAGAACAGCAAATTCCACCTGACAAGCCCCAAGCTCAGTGTGGGTGGGAAAGCGGTGGAAGATTTCCTGAATGAATCTGTGGCTGCCGAGGCACTGCCCCTGTTAAAGGAGGAGATGGTGTCTTTCTACATCGCAGTGACAGATTGCATTTTAACAAAGCTGCCTTTAAATGATGGATTGCTAAGGAGTATGGCTTTGCTCTTGAACCCTCAAAGTAGTAAAAAATTGACAACAAAAGCCGTCAAAGAGCTTGGAAGCAAACTCGGAATCTGTATTTCCCCCGACGATGTCACCCAGCTCACTAAAGAATTCCTGAAGTATCAGCGGGCCGAAGAAGGAGAGAATAACCACTTAGCAGATGTTTCACTGGAGAAACACTGGGCCAGTGTACTGAGGGACACAGAGCTGAACATGTTCAGAAAGCTTCTTTTGGCACTATTGTCTCTACCATGTCCACCACTTGATAGTCAGCATGTTTTTACtcag GCTTTAGAGAATGGAGACACTGCACTGGTCTCCGAGAGTGAAGGCTTTAGAGAAGGAGCGTGCCAGGCTGCAACTGACGCCTTAGTTCAAAATAATG ATGAGATTGGCCGTAATAGGAGAATGCCGCAATGTGAAGTCCGCCTTACAAAGATAAATA AGCTGAAGAATGACCATGATTTTTCACCTGGAAATAATGGCATCGTGGAG CCAGAACAGTCATCTCCATCCAATAAATCAACACCAAGAGGACGAAAGAAATATGTCTACCAG GATGGGAAAGGGTTTCTGTCAGGAGAGCTGGTGTGGGGGAAAGTGAAGGGGTTTTCCTGGTGGCCTGGGATGGTGATGCCCTGGAAAACAAAGTCATCTCCCCCGGGCATGAGGAAGGTGGAGTGGTTCGGAGATGGGATGTTCTCCGAG ATTTACACAGAGGGTTTACTGCCGTTCAATGCTTTCACCAAGTGCTTCTGTAAAAATTCCTTTGCCAGCTTGCCCGTCTACAAAGAAGCCATCTACCAAATAATTGAG TTGGCAGGTGAGCGATGTGGGAAGTCTTTTGCCGAGTcagaaggaaataaagaaaaagagctGAAAATGATGCTGGACTGGGCTTCTGAAGGATTTCTGCCCACAGGACCGGACGGATTCCTGCCACCTG ACTCTGTTGCACATGCCACTTCCTCCGAGTCTGCCCTCTCCGACTACCAGCCTCCAGCAAAAAGGAAATACGTTGTAAAAAATAAGGCAAATGCAGCCGCTATTATCTACAGCAGAG agTCAATGGTAGACGCAGTCAAAGAAAAGGGCAAAAAAATATCAG ATGTGTGCTTGTCTTGTGGATCATTTGAGATTGAAGCGCAGCACCCACTGTTTGAAGGTGGTCTTTGTCAAAAATGCAAG GAGAACTTCATAGAAACACTGTACCGCTACGATGAAGACGGCTACCAGTCATATTGCACCGTGTGCTGTGCCGGATCAGAGGTCATTCTGTGTGGCAACGCCAGCTGCTGCAG GTGTTTCTGTAAGGACTGTGTTGACATCCTGGTGGGTCCAGGAACCTTTGACAAGCTGAAAGATGTCGATCCCTGGAGCTGCTACATGTGCCAGCCATCACAGTGTGGAGGAAACCTCAAACTCAGACCAGACTGGAGCGTTAAAGTCCAAGACTTCTTTGTCAACAACAGCGCCATGGAGTTT GAGCCTCACAGAGTGTATCCCTCCATCCCTGCTGATCAGCGCAGACCAATCAAGGTGCTCTCACTTTTTGATGGCATTGCAACAG GATACCTGGTGCTCAAAGACCTGGGCATGACGATGGAGCGCTACATCGCCTCTGAGATTTGTGACGACTCGATTGCCGTGGGCATGATCAAGCACGAGGGGAAGGTCGAATATGTCAATGATGTCCGTACCATCACCAGGAAACAC CTGGCTGAATGGGGTCCATTTGATCTTCTGATTGGAGGCAGTCCATGTAACGACCTGTCAATGGTCAACCCTCTACGGAAAGGATTGTTTG AGGGCACCGGAAGGCTCTTTTTTGAGTTCTACCGCATTCTGACCTTGTTGAAGCCGAAGGAGGACGACGACCGTCCGTTCTTCTGGTTGTTTGAGAATGTGGTTTTCATGAGTGCCAACGACAAATCAGACATCTGCAGATTCCTTGAG
- the dnmt3ba gene encoding DNA (cytosine-5-)-methyltransferase 3 beta, duplicate a isoform X1 yields the protein MATTVVLSPDSSQDKSSRFQVVKWINNLLKTDFKDVREMGSGACHCQIMDCVAPGSVDMTKVKFDAQGEDESKHNFSLLQEAFNKNGITRSIPVENLLKGDLKSNFEIIKWFKAFYTANVKREEYDPVKARNGHDISPVVPSSESRRSNLESDMEENGTEKTNKFPFTEKWKNIYEWAEPSNLGEQHTYCRICSRNLSTIHKGIIELQRHEKTNKHLKRKIYKNAHAQSQCPELLPNPCSDAAIRFIHSHFEKASDKGVQGSINFARRKLGLQYPKDITSICQHTPYCVYIYKGVTDGKGDTVSVVLVGFFDIDACRHCIRFLDALQLKDDAEEQRAAVVSETLKKFGLPTENMVAVYLDGNGVASEQICSHLREVNSNTLALGGLYSICDAACHVGVKQLSNQVQELLTGIHSHYSTCSPKDDKLKDLFGSDITVDGPSFCINNSCLNLCLLVSKMLAIWTDLVSYFSSCDEDNDAAKLICSQLQDPKLRATFMFLEQALKPLHSFQMHLQTPEGGSRANLLVILEKASNLLSTYSSYFLDPQAVVCLLTESDVNVLKNSKFHLTSPKLSVGGKAVEDFLNESVAAEALPLLKEEMVSFYIAVTDCILTKLPLNDGLLRSMALLLNPQSSKKLTTKAVKELGSKLGICISPDDVTQLTKEFLKYQRAEEGENNHLADVSLEKHWASVLRDTELNMFRKLLLALLSLPCPPLDSQHVFTQALENGDTALVSESEGFREGACQAATDALVQNNDEIGRNRRMPQCEVRLTKINKLKNDHDFSPGNNGIVEGTCRGGFGWESSLRQKPQARTVFQAGANSWSEPVGPDKESKKGLESQDEVPEQSSPSNKSTPRGRKKYVYQDGKGFLSGELVWGKVKGFSWWPGMVMPWKTKSSPPGMRKVEWFGDGMFSEIYTEGLLPFNAFTKCFCKNSFASLPVYKEAIYQIIELAGERCGKSFAESEGNKEKELKMMLDWASEGFLPTGPDGFLPPDSVAHATSSESALSDYQPPAKRKYVVKNKANAAAIIYSRESMVDAVKEKGKKISDVCLSCGSFEIEAQHPLFEGGLCQKCKENFIETLYRYDEDGYQSYCTVCCAGSEVILCGNASCCRCFCKDCVDILVGPGTFDKLKDVDPWSCYMCQPSQCGGNLKLRPDWSVKVQDFFVNNSAMEFEPHRVYPSIPADQRRPIKVLSLFDGIATGYLVLKDLGMTMERYIASEICDDSIAVGMIKHEGKVEYVNDVRTITRKHLAEWGPFDLLIGGSPCNDLSMVNPLRKGLFEGTGRLFFEFYRILTLLKPKEDDDRPFFWLFENVVFMSANDKSDICRFLECNPILIDAVKVSPAHRARYFWGNLPGMNRPLATSLDDKVALQDCLEVGRTAKFDKVRTITTKSNSIRQGKSGPLPVAMNGKEDYLWCTEMEQIFGFPKHYTDVNNMGRVQRQKVLGRSWSVPVIRHLFAPLKDYYKCE from the exons ATGGCAACAACAGTGGTTTTGAGTCCAGACTCCTCCCAGGATAAGAGCAGCCGTTTTCAGGTGGtgaagtggatcaacaacctGCTGAAAACCGACTTCAAAGATGTGCGGGAAATGGGTTCAG GTGCTTGTCACTGCCAGATCATGGATTGTGTTGCTCCTGGCTCTGTTGACATGACCAAAGTGAAGTTTGATGCACAGGGGGAAGATGAATCTAAGCACAACTTTAGTCTCCTCCAAGAGGCTTTCAACAAGAATGGTATCACACGG AGCATTCCAGTTGAGAACCTCCTGAAGGGGGATTTAAAAAGCAACTTTGAGATCATAAAGTGGTTTAAAGCTTTCTACACAGCAAACGTGAAAAGAGAAGAATATGACCCCGTGAAAGCTCGGAATGGCCATGATATCAGCCCTGTTGTGCCATCGTCAGAGTCAC GACGTTCTAATTTGGAATCAGACATGGAAGAGAACggcacagaaaaaacaaacaaattcccGTTTACTGAAAAATGGAAGAATATTTATGAATGGGCTGAACCTAGTAATCTTGGAGAGCAGCACACCTACTGCAGAATTTGTTCCAGAAACCTTTCCACAATTCATAAAGGCATCATTGAACTTCAACGACAcgagaagacaaacaaacacctgaagAGAAAGATTTACAAGAATGCCCATGCGCAAAGCCAATGCCCTGAATTGTTGCCTAACCCCTGCAGTGATGCAGCTATCCGATTTATTCACAGTCACTTTGAAAAAGCCTCTGACAAAGGAGTCCAGGGCTCTATAAATTTTGCACGCCGCAAACTGGGGCTGCAGTACCCCAAAGATATCACATCAATTTGCCAGCACACTCcttactgtgtttacatttataaagGGGTAACAGATGGAAAGGGTGACACCGTCTCTGTGGTCCTTGTTGGGTTTTTTGATATTGATGCCTGCAGGCACTGCATCCGGTTTCTGGATGCTCTTCAGTTGAAGGATGATGCAGAAGAACAAAGAGCTGCAGTGGTGTCGGAGACCTTGAAGAAATTTGGTTTACCCACAGAGAACATGGTAGCTGTTTACCTCGATGGTAATGGTGTTGCCTCAGAGCAGATCTGCTCACACCTCAGGGAGGTCAACTCAAACACATTAGCCCTTGGAGGGCTGTACAGCATCTGTGATGCTGCCTGTCATGTTGGGGTTAAGCAGCTCTCCAATCAGGTTCAAGAACTACTGACAGGCATTCACTCCCACTACTCCACCTGTTCTCCAAAGGATGACAAACTCAAGGATCTTTTTGGCTCAGATATCACTGTGGACGGTCCATCATTTTGTATCAACAATAGCTGCCTCAACCTTTGCCTTTTAGTCTCAAAAATGTTGGCAATATGGACGGATCTTGTATCGTACTTTAGCTCTTGTGACGAGGACAATGATGCAGCCAAGTTAATCTGCTCCCAGCTGCAGGATCCCAAACTGAGGGCAACCTTTATGTTCCTGGAGCAGGCCTTGAAGCCACTGCACAGTTTTCAGATGCATCTGCAAACACCAGAGGGAGGTTCTCGAGCTAATTTGCTGGTCATCCTGGAAAAAGCCAGTAACCTGCTGAGTACCTACAGCTCCTACTTCCTTGATCCTCAAGCTGTTGTTTGCCTCCTCACGGAAAGTGATGTCAATGTCCTTAAGAACAGCAAATTCCACCTGACAAGCCCCAAGCTCAGTGTGGGTGGGAAAGCGGTGGAAGATTTCCTGAATGAATCTGTGGCTGCCGAGGCACTGCCCCTGTTAAAGGAGGAGATGGTGTCTTTCTACATCGCAGTGACAGATTGCATTTTAACAAAGCTGCCTTTAAATGATGGATTGCTAAGGAGTATGGCTTTGCTCTTGAACCCTCAAAGTAGTAAAAAATTGACAACAAAAGCCGTCAAAGAGCTTGGAAGCAAACTCGGAATCTGTATTTCCCCCGACGATGTCACCCAGCTCACTAAAGAATTCCTGAAGTATCAGCGGGCCGAAGAAGGAGAGAATAACCACTTAGCAGATGTTTCACTGGAGAAACACTGGGCCAGTGTACTGAGGGACACAGAGCTGAACATGTTCAGAAAGCTTCTTTTGGCACTATTGTCTCTACCATGTCCACCACTTGATAGTCAGCATGTTTTTACtcag GCTTTAGAGAATGGAGACACTGCACTGGTCTCCGAGAGTGAAGGCTTTAGAGAAGGAGCGTGCCAGGCTGCAACTGACGCCTTAGTTCAAAATAATG ATGAGATTGGCCGTAATAGGAGAATGCCGCAATGTGAAGTCCGCCTTACAAAGATAAATA AGCTGAAGAATGACCATGATTTTTCACCTGGAAATAATGGCATCGTGGAG GGGACCTGTAGGGGAGGTTTTGGTTGGGAGAGCAGCTTACGCCAGAAGCCACAAGCCCGTACAGTGTTTCAGGCTGGTGCTAACTCCTGGTCCGAACCTGTAGGTCCTGATAAGGAAAGCAAAAAGGGTCTGGAGTCCCAAGATGAGGTG CCAGAACAGTCATCTCCATCCAATAAATCAACACCAAGAGGACGAAAGAAATATGTCTACCAG GATGGGAAAGGGTTTCTGTCAGGAGAGCTGGTGTGGGGGAAAGTGAAGGGGTTTTCCTGGTGGCCTGGGATGGTGATGCCCTGGAAAACAAAGTCATCTCCCCCGGGCATGAGGAAGGTGGAGTGGTTCGGAGATGGGATGTTCTCCGAG ATTTACACAGAGGGTTTACTGCCGTTCAATGCTTTCACCAAGTGCTTCTGTAAAAATTCCTTTGCCAGCTTGCCCGTCTACAAAGAAGCCATCTACCAAATAATTGAG TTGGCAGGTGAGCGATGTGGGAAGTCTTTTGCCGAGTcagaaggaaataaagaaaaagagctGAAAATGATGCTGGACTGGGCTTCTGAAGGATTTCTGCCCACAGGACCGGACGGATTCCTGCCACCTG ACTCTGTTGCACATGCCACTTCCTCCGAGTCTGCCCTCTCCGACTACCAGCCTCCAGCAAAAAGGAAATACGTTGTAAAAAATAAGGCAAATGCAGCCGCTATTATCTACAGCAGAG agTCAATGGTAGACGCAGTCAAAGAAAAGGGCAAAAAAATATCAG ATGTGTGCTTGTCTTGTGGATCATTTGAGATTGAAGCGCAGCACCCACTGTTTGAAGGTGGTCTTTGTCAAAAATGCAAG GAGAACTTCATAGAAACACTGTACCGCTACGATGAAGACGGCTACCAGTCATATTGCACCGTGTGCTGTGCCGGATCAGAGGTCATTCTGTGTGGCAACGCCAGCTGCTGCAG GTGTTTCTGTAAGGACTGTGTTGACATCCTGGTGGGTCCAGGAACCTTTGACAAGCTGAAAGATGTCGATCCCTGGAGCTGCTACATGTGCCAGCCATCACAGTGTGGAGGAAACCTCAAACTCAGACCAGACTGGAGCGTTAAAGTCCAAGACTTCTTTGTCAACAACAGCGCCATGGAGTTT GAGCCTCACAGAGTGTATCCCTCCATCCCTGCTGATCAGCGCAGACCAATCAAGGTGCTCTCACTTTTTGATGGCATTGCAACAG GATACCTGGTGCTCAAAGACCTGGGCATGACGATGGAGCGCTACATCGCCTCTGAGATTTGTGACGACTCGATTGCCGTGGGCATGATCAAGCACGAGGGGAAGGTCGAATATGTCAATGATGTCCGTACCATCACCAGGAAACAC CTGGCTGAATGGGGTCCATTTGATCTTCTGATTGGAGGCAGTCCATGTAACGACCTGTCAATGGTCAACCCTCTACGGAAAGGATTGTTTG AGGGCACCGGAAGGCTCTTTTTTGAGTTCTACCGCATTCTGACCTTGTTGAAGCCGAAGGAGGACGACGACCGTCCGTTCTTCTGGTTGTTTGAGAATGTGGTTTTCATGAGTGCCAACGACAAATCAGACATCTGCAGATTCCTTGAG